CATTGAAGGACACGACATGATCTCATAATTTCCGAAACTGACACTTCTGTTTCTTCCAGCCGATGAGAGGGAGCTTCTCTTGAAAATTTGGTCGTTGAATAGTCCGAACAACTTCCCCGCACTGGACGCCATAGACCCAGTCGCCGTTTCCggaagaaaaggggaaacttCCCTTCTActccctccctctcccccactatctctctctctgtatCTTCATGTCTTGTGTCTTCAAGTCAGTGACAGTCAACTGTTGATGATGTACGAGGTCCCTTCCCCTGAAAGCCGGCAGCTTTCTGATCCGATTCCCAAGGGCTCAAGCACCCACCTCGGAGATTGTCCAGGGGATCAGGGGCGGGAGGTTTAAAGCTGCGGAATGCTCCATTCTCGATTCGGGGGTCGTCCGGGAGGTTCTTGACGCTTGCCCTCctctgaaaaattcaatcttTCTTGTTGGGTTGCTGCGGTTACTGATTCAAGCATGATGTCTTAAGATTTTGTTTCTGTTCCGGGAGATTTGGGGCTTTTAATACTTGCTAATTTTGATGGCTGGTTACAAGAAACTGCGGTCCCAAAGTGCGGCTTGTCGCCgattcctcttcctctttgtATTTACATTGTTCGGGGTTGGGCTGTCTGTATTCGTGCTTCGGACAAATTCGGTTTCGAGTATTGCGAAGGAGCCTGCTGATGAATCGGGGCATGATGGCGGAAGCAGTTGGCCGCAGAATCCTAATCTTCCCAAACAGAGTGAGCTTTCTGCTAGGTTAGATAAGCAGAATCAGTTGCCCCCAAGAAACAGAGATATGTTCCCTCATTTAGCAAAAGATCATATAACCATCGTCCTGTATGTCCACAATCGGCCCCAATACCTCAGAGTAGTCGTCAAGAGCTTATCCCAGGTGGTCGGGATTAGCGAGACTCTTCTTATTGTTAGCCACGATGGGTACTTCAAAGAAATGAATGCGATAGTTGAGGGAATAAAGTTTTGCCAAGTGAAGCAGATTTATGCCCCTTATTCGCCCCACCTTTTCCCGGACAGCTTCCCAGGTGTATCTCCAAGGGATTGCAAGGACAAGGATGATGCCGGAAAGATCAAATGCCAGGGGAATCCTGATCAGTACGGGAACCACCGATCGCCAAAGATTGTTTCCTTGAAGCATCACTGGTGGTGGATGATGAACACCGTTTGGGATGGGTTGAAGGAGACTCGGGACAATTCAGGTCATATCCTCTTCATCGAAGAGGACCACTTCATCTTCCCGAATGCGTACCGGAACTTGCAGGCCCTCGCAAGGCTGAAGCCCCAGAAGTGCCCTGACTGCTATGCCGCAAACTTGGCGCCCTCTGATGTGAAATCAAGAGGGGAAGGATGGGAAAGTCTAATAGCAGAGAGGATGGGCAACGTGGGGTATTCCTTTAACAGAACAGTTTGGAGGAAAATCCACAAGAAGGCAAGGGAGTTCTGTTTCTTCGATGACTACAACTGGGACATAACAATGTGGGCTACAGTTTACCCTTCATTCGGGGGTCCTGTCTACACCCTCCGGGGGCCGCGCACCAGTGCTGTCCACTTTGGGAAGTGTGGGTTGCACCAGGGACGGGGAGAGAGGAGCGCTTGCATCGATAATGGGGAGTTCAACATTGATGTTGATGATATTGATAAGGTCAGGAACATAAAACCTCAGTGGAATGTTCATGTCTATGAGAACCAGCCTGGGTATAAAGCCGGGTTCAAGGGTTGGGGAGGGTGGGCCGATCAGAGGGACCTCCAGCTTTGCTTAGCGTTCGCCCACTTGTATCACACTGCAGAGTCAGCGTCATCTTGAAAAAGCgagattttttgaattttggcCAATTGTTGTAACTTCAAGTTTTGCATTACTGTTGTAGCTGGGTTATTAACAAAGAACGACAACAGTAGCTGTTGTTAGTATATCACACGAATATGAATTGTTTCTGCTCAATATTTAGTTAATGGAATCAATCAGTCCCTTTAGAGGATGATTTACGCAAAAAAAAGGTTCCTCCTGTGAACTAGAAATACTCCCAGagaattgtttatttatccGATAGATACTTTTTATGGATTCTCCGAGTGGTGGATTTCTGCACATTTTTTCAGGGGAGCATGTTTTATGGTCTGTATACCGGTCCTTTTATCTTTAATTCTTGCTTATCTGCAGTATAAGATGTGACCTGGACATGTTAGCAGGTTTCTTGAGGTATGTTAGCAAGGGACAATCACTGAAAAATGCAGTTCTGATCGGAGATCTTTGAGTCTGCCTGTAATGGTGGCAACACAAATGCAGTCCTGCACTTTCGGTGCAGTATAATTTTTCATGGCTTATAGTAGCAGTAATATTTGGGATATGGAGACCGGGATCAAGTGCCTCCGAGGAAATGTGTTTCCTTTGCCGCCCTTTCCTGGATACTTTTGGCTGAAAATGGTTAATTCCTTGATTAGACGAAATATGGTTTTACATGTATATTGAGAACATGCGTGTCTGTTCGGGAGGTAGTACGAAACCTGCTTTTGTTTCTTCAAAACAGAGAGCAGTGTGTAGTGTATTTGGTAAGGTCTTCTCAGAATTGCTTTTGGAAATTGTCTTCGGTAACTCATTTTAGAAATGAATGTTTAGGAAGCACATCTCTTGTCCTTCCGCCGCCACTGGCTACCATCCTCTACACAAGCCCATACTCATCTATACCCGGTTTATGGTGGCATACCGGTGGTCCGGTATCCACTTATTGGCTGTAGAAATATTTCCTTTTGACTGCAGATGTCATCGAATACTTGCATCAACAAAAAGTTCTGGAAAGGATCACCATTTCTGCTCTTGCAGTCCTGttcttctctcttcctcttcctacGGGAATGAAGGCTGCGATGCTCTTCGAGCTACTAAGGCCCAAGTGACTAGCTTGTGTTTTTCAGGTTCGGACCTGCATGACTATTTAGACATGGACTTCCAAGCAGTATTTAAACCTCACACAGCGAACATAGGATAGGAGCTGAATCCATTCACAGATGTGATTGGAGTTTCTTTTCGCTCATGGTTCTGCTGATGTTTCGATTCAGATTTAGCATGCGGAACAGGCAATTATGAATTGACCACTGTTACTAACAGTCATCCTAAAGTTCATTGTCCGTTTCGTTTGTGGGTTGCCGCTTTTGATATATACTCGAAACCTCTTTCTGGTGAAAAACCAGAACATTCTGCAGATGGCTGTAGTGATTGAAATAGAATGTGAATGGAGCATATTCCTGATCATCCTATAGTTGTTCGACTCGATTGATGCAAATTAAGCGGAAAATCAATAAGAAAGTAAGAAAGCGATTCTGCATTTCCGTTGCATCACGGCATACTCGACCTTTTTTATTCCGTCATTTTAATCTACCGAATCTCATGTTAATTCGAGTCCATTGGGCATCCCTTACATAAACGATATGTCCAGTCATCAAACTTGAGAGACCACAAAAGGCTTAAAACATGAACAGGACACTGGTCTCACGCACCGTGCCATGTTTCGCCGCTTCCCGACATCAACTCCCACTCGTACGACACTCCGCCGCAGACCGGACCCTTCTCTCACCACATgcgcttctctctctccctcccccgTTTCCTCGCCAAAGGGGTCTCCTTTCATCTTCAACTCTCAGAATCCAACTGAAGAACTTCTGAACCCATCTCGCCCTCTTTCAATCCCATTGAAGAGATTGGTCGATGACTGCAGAACGCCTCAAACCCATGTCGGTAGTGCCCCAATCTCTTGGCCTGGCAGTTCGACTTTTAACTCCCAAGTTCATGATCACTTGGTCGCCAAGTACCAGGGTTCTTCGTGCTCTAAAGATGCTAAAGAGCTGCACTTGCAGATGTTCAAGACTGGGTTTAATGGGAATCTTTTCTTGGGAAATACCCTCATCAATATTTACGTCAAAAGTGGAGATCTCGGCTCTGCACTCAAGGTGTTTGATGAAATGCCCAACAGAAACTCCGTCACATGGGCTTGCTTGGTTTCAGGGTCCGTGCAAAATCGCAGCCCCTATAAGGCGTGCACACTTTTTAAAGACATGATCTTTGAAGGTTTCTCGCCAAACCATTACGTTTTCGGCAGTGTCCTCAGGGCATGCCAGGAGTTTGGCTCTGATGGGCTCAAATTCGGGATGCAGGTGCACGGACGCATCTCGAAGTCCTGTTATGCAGGGGACGTTGTGGTTTCGAATGTGCTGATATCGATGTATGGGGGTTGTTCGGGCTCCACAGATGATGCTCTTTCTGCGTTTTATGAGATAAAGTTGAGGAACTCTATATCGTGGAACTCAATGATatcaattttttctcaaagaGGTGATGTAGAAACTGCATTCGAACTGTTCTCGTGCATGCAGAGAGATTGTGGTTGTGGGTATGGTTTGAAGCCCAGTGAGTACACATTTGGCACCTTAATCACGGCAACCTATTCTTCTGGTCGTTCGGGATTGCATTTGCTTGAACAGATACTTGGACGGGTTGAGAAGTCTGGTTTTCTAAGCGATCTTTATGTTGGCAGTGCTCTAGTGAGCGGCCTTGCGAGGTTTGGGTTGACGGATTATGCCAAAGATCTCTTTCAGCAAATGAGCATGAGGAATGCGATCACGATGAATGGATTGATGGTCGGATTGACAAGGCAGAAGCGAGGAGAAGAAGCGACTGAAGTTTTCATGGAGACAAGAGATTCTGTTGATATGAATATCGAGTCATTTGTTGTTCTTCTCAGCGCGTGTGCTGAGTTTTCTGCTCCAGATGAagggaagaaaaaaggaagagaagtaCATGCCTACTTTATCAGAGCTGGCTTAATTGATGCTAAGGTTGCTCTTGGAAATGGGTTAATAAATATGTATGCAAAATGTGGTTCTATCGATGAAGCTAGATCAGTTTTCACCTTAATGATCAATAAGGATTTGGTCTCGTGGAATTCCCTGATCTCTGGGTTTGACCAGAATGAgtgttttgaaagttcaggcATGAGCTACCATGAAATGAGGAGAACTGGTCTGTTCCCTGGGAACTTCACCCTGATTAGTACTCTGAGTTCGTGTGCTAGTTTAGGGTGGATTCGACTGGGTCAGCAGATCCAAGCAGAAGGCCTCAAGTTGGGACTTGATTTAGATGTATCAGTTTCAAATGCTCTTCTTGCTCTATATGCTGAAACCGGGCACATTGCAGAGTGTCAGAGACTCTTCACATTGATGGCTGAGCATGATCAAGTTTCATGGAATTCCATGATTGGAGCATTGGCTGATTCCGAGCTAGAAGTTTCCAAAGCAGTAGAGTACTTCTCGAACATGATGCAAGCAGGATGGAATCCTAACCGAATAACCTTCATGAACATTCTCTCAGCAATTTCTTCCTTATCATTCCGTGAGCTTGGACACCAAATCCACGCTTTAGTGCTAAAACACGATATTGGGAAAGACACCGCAATTGAGAATGCTCTCTTGGCCTGTTATGGGAAGTGTGGAGAGCTGGACCCATGTGAGAAGATCTTCTCGAGAATGCACGAGAGGAGGGATGATGTGAGTTGGAATTCTATGGTGTCAGGATACATACACAATGAGTTCTTGACTAAGGCGATGGACTTGGTCTGGTTCATGCTGCAAAGGGGCCAGAGATTGGACTCTTTCACTTTTGCAACAGTCCTTAGTGCTTGTGCCTCAGTCGCAACACTGGAACGTGGTATGGAGGTTCATGCTTGTGGGACACGGTCTTGCTTGGAATCAGATGTCGTAGTTGGCAGCGCTTTGGTTGACATGTACGCGAAGTGCGGGAGAATAGACTACGCATCCCGGTTCTTTGAACTGATGCCTGTGAGAAATGTTTACTCCTGGAATTCCATGATATCGGGCTATGCCCGTCACGGGCTGGGGGTGAAAGCTCTAGAACTCTTTATGACAATGAAGCTAAGTGGGCAAGCACCAGATCATGTCACCTTCATTGGAGTTCTATCAGCTTGTAGCCATGTTGGCTTCGTGGACGAAGGCTTCCGGCATTTTAAGTCCATGACTGAGGAATTTGGGTTGGTCCCAAGGATGGAGCACTACTCATGTATGGTGGATCTACTAGGTCGGGCAGGCAAGCTCAACAAGATCGAGGATTTCATCAATAGCATGCCAATGAAGCCCAATGTGCTTATTTGGCGGACAGTGTTAGGAGCCTTTGGCCGAGCAAATGGTCGGAATCATAAATCTGAGTTGGGGCAAAGGGCTGCTCAGATGCTCCTGCAGTTGGAGCCACAGAACGCAGTGAATTATGTTCTCCTCTCGAATATGTATGCTTCGGGGGAGAAGTGGGAGGACATGGCGAGGGCCCGAAAGGCGATGAGGCAGGCCCAGGTTAAG
Above is a window of Punica granatum isolate Tunisia-2019 chromosome 7, ASM765513v2, whole genome shotgun sequence DNA encoding:
- the LOC116213688 gene encoding putative pentatricopeptide repeat-containing protein At5g09950, whose product is MFRRFPTSTPTRTTLRRRPDPSLTTCASLSPSPVSSPKGSPFIFNSQNPTEELLNPSRPLSIPLKRLVDDCRTPQTHVGSAPISWPGSSTFNSQVHDHLVAKYQGSSCSKDAKELHLQMFKTGFNGNLFLGNTLINIYVKSGDLGSALKVFDEMPNRNSVTWACLVSGSVQNRSPYKACTLFKDMIFEGFSPNHYVFGSVLRACQEFGSDGLKFGMQVHGRISKSCYAGDVVVSNVLISMYGGCSGSTDDALSAFYEIKLRNSISWNSMISIFSQRGDVETAFELFSCMQRDCGCGYGLKPSEYTFGTLITATYSSGRSGLHLLEQILGRVEKSGFLSDLYVGSALVSGLARFGLTDYAKDLFQQMSMRNAITMNGLMVGLTRQKRGEEATEVFMETRDSVDMNIESFVVLLSACAEFSAPDEGKKKGREVHAYFIRAGLIDAKVALGNGLINMYAKCGSIDEARSVFTLMINKDLVSWNSLISGFDQNECFESSGMSYHEMRRTGLFPGNFTLISTLSSCASLGWIRLGQQIQAEGLKLGLDLDVSVSNALLALYAETGHIAECQRLFTLMAEHDQVSWNSMIGALADSELEVSKAVEYFSNMMQAGWNPNRITFMNILSAISSLSFRELGHQIHALVLKHDIGKDTAIENALLACYGKCGELDPCEKIFSRMHERRDDVSWNSMVSGYIHNEFLTKAMDLVWFMLQRGQRLDSFTFATVLSACASVATLERGMEVHACGTRSCLESDVVVGSALVDMYAKCGRIDYASRFFELMPVRNVYSWNSMISGYARHGLGVKALELFMTMKLSGQAPDHVTFIGVLSACSHVGFVDEGFRHFKSMTEEFGLVPRMEHYSCMVDLLGRAGKLNKIEDFINSMPMKPNVLIWRTVLGAFGRANGRNHKSELGQRAAQMLLQLEPQNAVNYVLLSNMYASGEKWEDMARARKAMRQAQVKKEAGCSWVTMKDGVHVFVAGDKSHPERDVIYEKLKELNAKMRDMGYVPETRFALYDLDLENKEELLSYHSEKIAVAFVLTRKSEMPIRIMKNLRVCGDCHVAFKYISKIVRRKIVLRDLNRFHHFEDGECSCRDYW
- the LOC116213689 gene encoding alpha-1,6-mannosyl-glycoprotein 2-beta-N-acetylglucosaminyltransferase, giving the protein MAGYKKLRSQSAACRRFLFLFVFTLFGVGLSVFVLRTNSVSSIAKEPADESGHDGGSSWPQNPNLPKQSELSARLDKQNQLPPRNRDMFPHLAKDHITIVLYVHNRPQYLRVVVKSLSQVVGISETLLIVSHDGYFKEMNAIVEGIKFCQVKQIYAPYSPHLFPDSFPGVSPRDCKDKDDAGKIKCQGNPDQYGNHRSPKIVSLKHHWWWMMNTVWDGLKETRDNSGHILFIEEDHFIFPNAYRNLQALARLKPQKCPDCYAANLAPSDVKSRGEGWESLIAERMGNVGYSFNRTVWRKIHKKAREFCFFDDYNWDITMWATVYPSFGGPVYTLRGPRTSAVHFGKCGLHQGRGERSACIDNGEFNIDVDDIDKVRNIKPQWNVHVYENQPGYKAGFKGWGGWADQRDLQLCLAFAHLYHTAESASS